Proteins from one Syngnathoides biaculeatus isolate LvHL_M chromosome 8, ASM1980259v1, whole genome shotgun sequence genomic window:
- the tyw1 gene encoding S-adenosyl-L-methionine-dependent tRNA 4-demethylwyosine synthase TYW1 isoform X6 encodes MCSYKTFAAMHCFNVLTLLFGSCASSSETKVVHSSHSAYENYITYIWHNRLYLYTAAAFTITLWFALKIFLKKVHWQKSLSKDVVSSWVQEATKNDECCAKRTEVHISGVKIFFGSQTGTAKSFAKELSGDVRSLGLPAEVLDMKEYDPDDRLAAESSSKCVCVFLVATYTDGQPTDNAGWFCKWLEEASTDFRYGKTYLKGLRYAVFGLGNSLYASNYNTVGKNVDKWLWMLSASRILTRGEGDCNVAKSANGSVQADFQAWKLKFLKHLRDLCRDDGNCCGKREKGTSCVMTDGQEVDAYENAALDSNYTESLTPSQEEPVESSSDDDDSSTSPSVLDMEDLGSLMSSVKQMPSDGGQVAKRSRKMARKSQEEKEEERREMITPALREALSKQGYKLIGSHSGVKLCRWTKSMLRGRGGCYKHTFYGIQSHRCMETTPSLACANKCVFCWRHHTNPVGTEWRWKMDPAEKILQDALEKHQDMIRQFRGVPGVKLDRYEEGLMVQHCALSLVGEPIMYPEINRFVRLLHSRRISSFLVTNAQFPKEIRSLEPVTQLYVSVDASTKDSLKKIDRPLFKDFWTRFLDSLKALAEKRQRTVYRLTLVKSWNVDELKAYSELVALGQPDFIEVKFGVYAASRPESVGMDANTPTTQKRICCMRSGLML; translated from the exons ATGTGTTCATACAAAACGTTTGCTGCTATGCACTGCTTCAATGTCCTCACTTTACTTTTTGGAAGTTGTGCGAGTTCCTCGGAAACAAAAG tGGTGCACTCTTCCCACAGTGCCTACGAGAACTACATCACGTACATATGGCACAACCGACTCTACTtgtacacagctgcagcgttcACTATCACGCTGTGGTTCGCGCTCAAGATATTCCTCAAGAAGGTACATTGGCAG aaaagtttGTCCAAGGATGTCGTCAGCTCCTGGGTCCAGGAAGCCACAAAGAATGACGAGTGTTGTGCTAAACGTACTGAAGTTCACATCTCTGGAGTAAAAATTTTCTTCGGCTCCCAGACCGGAACAGCGAAA AGTTTCGCAAAAGAGCTGTCGGGAGACGTGAGGAGTTTGGGCCTCCCGGCCGAGGTGTTGGACATGAAGGAGTACGATCCAGACGATCGGCTGGCTGCAGAG AGCAGCAGCAAGTGCGTGTGCGTGTTCTTGGTGGCCACGTACACGGACGGGCAGCCCACCGACAATGCCGGCTGGTTCTGCAAGTGGCTGGAGGAGGCGTCCACCGACTTCCGCTATGGGAAGACCTATCTGAAGGGCCTCCGCTACGCCGTGTTTGGCCTGGGAAACTCTCTCTACGCCTCCAACTATAACACG GTGGGCAAAAATGTGGACAAGTGGCTCTGGATGCTGAGCGCCTCCCGCATCCTGACCCGTGGCGAAGGCGATTGCAATGTGGCCAAGAGCGCCAACGGCAGCGTTCAGGCCGACTTCCAGGCCTGGAAGCTCAAGTTCCTCAAACATTTGCGGGATCTCTGCCGGGACGACGGCAACTGCTGCGGGAAACGCGAGAAGGGTACTTCTTGTGTCATGACAGATGGACAGGAAGTAGACGCGTACGAGAACGCCGCTCTGGATAGTAACTACACTGAG TCTCTCACCCCGTCCCAGGAGGAGCCGGTGGAGTCGAGCAGTGACGATGACGACTCGTCAACCTCCCCCTCCGTGTTGGACATGGAAGATCTGGGCAGCCTCATGAGCAGCGTCAAACAG ATGCCCTCAGACGGTGGGCAGGTGGCCAAGCGCTCCAGGAAGATGGCGAGGAAGAGCCAagaggaaaaagaggaagagcGACGAGAGATGATCACACCCGCCCTGAGAGAAGCTCTGAGTAAACAAG GTTACAAGTTAATCGGAAGTCATTCAGGGGTGAAGCTGTGCCGTTGGACCAAG TCCATGCTGCGAGGCCGAGGCGGCTGCTACAAGCACACTTTCTACGGCATCCAGTCCCACCGCTGCATGGAGACTACGCCCAGCCTGGCCTGTGCCAACAAGTGCGTCTTTTGCTGGAG GCACCACACCAACCCGGTGGGCACAGAGTGGCGCTGGAAGATGGACCCCGCCGAGAAGATCCTGCAGGACGCGCTGGAGAAGCATCAGGACATGATCCGACAGTTTCGAG GCGTTCCCGGCGTGAAACTGGATCGTTACGAGGAGGGTTTGATGGTGCAGCACTGCGCTCTGTCCCTGGTGGGTGAGCCCATCATGTACCCCGAGATCAACCGCTTCGTGCGCCTCCTCCACTCCCGACGCATTTCAAGCTTCCTGGTCACCAACGCGCAGTTCCCCAAGGAAATCAG GAGCTTGGAGCCCGTCACTCAGCTGTACGTCAGCGTGGACGCCAGCACCAAGGATAGCCTGAAGAAGATCGACAGGCCGCTCTTTAAGGACTTCTGGACCCGGTTCCTGGACAGCCTCAAGGCCCTAGCGGAGAAG AGGCAGCGGACGGTGTACCGTCTGACGCTGGTGAAGTCGTGGAATGTGGACGAGCTGAAGGCCTACTCTGAGCTCGTTGCCTTAGGCCAGCCCGACTTCATCGAGGTCAAG ttcggggtgtacgccgcctccagACCAGAGTCAGTTGGGATGGACGCCAATACACCCACGACCCAAAAGAGGATATGCTGTATGAGAAGTGGATTGATGTTGTGA
- the tyw1 gene encoding S-adenosyl-L-methionine-dependent tRNA 4-demethylwyosine synthase TYW1 isoform X5, with protein MCSYKTFAAMHCFNVLTLLFGSCASSSETKVVHSSHSAYENYITYIWHNRLYLYTAAAFTITLWFALKIFLKKVHWQKSLSKDVVSSWVQEATKNDECCAKRTEVHISGVKIFFGSQTGTAKSFAKELSGDVRSLGLPAEVLDMKEYDPDDRLAAESSSKCVCVFLVATYTDGQPTDNAGWFCKWLEEASTDFRYGKTYLKGLRYAVFGLGNSLYASNYNTVGKNVDKWLWMLSASRILTRGEGDCNVAKSANGSVQADFQAWKLKFLKHLRDLCRDDGNCCGKREKGTSCVMTDGQEVDAYENAALDSNYTESLTPSQEEPVESSSDDDDSSTSPSVLDMEDLGSLMSSVKQMPSDGGQVAKRSRKMARKSQEEKEEERREMITPALREALSKQGYKLIGSHSGVKLCRWTKSMLRGRGGCYKHTFYGIQSHRCMETTPSLACANKCVFCWRHHTNPVGTEWRWKMDPAEKILQDALEKHQDMIRQFRGVPGVKLDRYEEGLMVQHCALSLVGEPIMYPEINRFVRLLHSRRISSFLVTNAQFPKEIRSLEPVTQLYVSVDASTKDSLKKIDRPLFKDFWTRFLDSLKALAEKRQRTVYRLTLVKSWNVDELKAYSELVALGQPDFIEVKKRNSTRGSLLAFRKEPLAGARPRQLAHSLSRAARRPSAVIGWQKGPQTMMEDKGAHGRLTRVTNSRK; from the exons ATGTGTTCATACAAAACGTTTGCTGCTATGCACTGCTTCAATGTCCTCACTTTACTTTTTGGAAGTTGTGCGAGTTCCTCGGAAACAAAAG tGGTGCACTCTTCCCACAGTGCCTACGAGAACTACATCACGTACATATGGCACAACCGACTCTACTtgtacacagctgcagcgttcACTATCACGCTGTGGTTCGCGCTCAAGATATTCCTCAAGAAGGTACATTGGCAG aaaagtttGTCCAAGGATGTCGTCAGCTCCTGGGTCCAGGAAGCCACAAAGAATGACGAGTGTTGTGCTAAACGTACTGAAGTTCACATCTCTGGAGTAAAAATTTTCTTCGGCTCCCAGACCGGAACAGCGAAA AGTTTCGCAAAAGAGCTGTCGGGAGACGTGAGGAGTTTGGGCCTCCCGGCCGAGGTGTTGGACATGAAGGAGTACGATCCAGACGATCGGCTGGCTGCAGAG AGCAGCAGCAAGTGCGTGTGCGTGTTCTTGGTGGCCACGTACACGGACGGGCAGCCCACCGACAATGCCGGCTGGTTCTGCAAGTGGCTGGAGGAGGCGTCCACCGACTTCCGCTATGGGAAGACCTATCTGAAGGGCCTCCGCTACGCCGTGTTTGGCCTGGGAAACTCTCTCTACGCCTCCAACTATAACACG GTGGGCAAAAATGTGGACAAGTGGCTCTGGATGCTGAGCGCCTCCCGCATCCTGACCCGTGGCGAAGGCGATTGCAATGTGGCCAAGAGCGCCAACGGCAGCGTTCAGGCCGACTTCCAGGCCTGGAAGCTCAAGTTCCTCAAACATTTGCGGGATCTCTGCCGGGACGACGGCAACTGCTGCGGGAAACGCGAGAAGGGTACTTCTTGTGTCATGACAGATGGACAGGAAGTAGACGCGTACGAGAACGCCGCTCTGGATAGTAACTACACTGAG TCTCTCACCCCGTCCCAGGAGGAGCCGGTGGAGTCGAGCAGTGACGATGACGACTCGTCAACCTCCCCCTCCGTGTTGGACATGGAAGATCTGGGCAGCCTCATGAGCAGCGTCAAACAG ATGCCCTCAGACGGTGGGCAGGTGGCCAAGCGCTCCAGGAAGATGGCGAGGAAGAGCCAagaggaaaaagaggaagagcGACGAGAGATGATCACACCCGCCCTGAGAGAAGCTCTGAGTAAACAAG GTTACAAGTTAATCGGAAGTCATTCAGGGGTGAAGCTGTGCCGTTGGACCAAG TCCATGCTGCGAGGCCGAGGCGGCTGCTACAAGCACACTTTCTACGGCATCCAGTCCCACCGCTGCATGGAGACTACGCCCAGCCTGGCCTGTGCCAACAAGTGCGTCTTTTGCTGGAG GCACCACACCAACCCGGTGGGCACAGAGTGGCGCTGGAAGATGGACCCCGCCGAGAAGATCCTGCAGGACGCGCTGGAGAAGCATCAGGACATGATCCGACAGTTTCGAG GCGTTCCCGGCGTGAAACTGGATCGTTACGAGGAGGGTTTGATGGTGCAGCACTGCGCTCTGTCCCTGGTGGGTGAGCCCATCATGTACCCCGAGATCAACCGCTTCGTGCGCCTCCTCCACTCCCGACGCATTTCAAGCTTCCTGGTCACCAACGCGCAGTTCCCCAAGGAAATCAG GAGCTTGGAGCCCGTCACTCAGCTGTACGTCAGCGTGGACGCCAGCACCAAGGATAGCCTGAAGAAGATCGACAGGCCGCTCTTTAAGGACTTCTGGACCCGGTTCCTGGACAGCCTCAAGGCCCTAGCGGAGAAG AGGCAGCGGACGGTGTACCGTCTGACGCTGGTGAAGTCGTGGAATGTGGACGAGCTGAAGGCCTACTCTGAGCTCGTTGCCTTAGGCCAGCCCGACTTCATCGAGGTCAAG
- the ilkap gene encoding integrin-linked kinase-associated serine/threonine phosphatase 2C gives MDLFGDLPEPTQTGPGTTAVPNSPRPSKGLVSAEDDEKKSVKRKREEAKCDVPRKEEEEIKKVCREGLPVLRGYVAARRGEREEMQDAHVLLPDMRDCLSTLPAQISGASYFAVFDGHGGARASRFAAEHLHHILAKKFPTGESENLDKLIKKCLVDTFRQTDEDFLKKASSQKPAWKDGSTATCVLVLDDMVYVANLGDSKAVLCRMEEDVEAPEGRRQRPTTLALSREHNPTIYEERMRIQRAGGTVREGRVLGVLEVSRSIGDGQYKRCGVISSPDLRRCQLTANDRFIVLACDGLFKVFSADEAVRFVLDVLQDCKLTEKEAQFEAACQQLASEAVRRGCADNVTVILVSIDF, from the exons ATGGATCTATTTGGCGACCTACCCGAACCCACTCAGACCG GTCCTGGCACGACTGCCGTTCCCAACTCGCCGCGACCCTCCAAAGGCCTGGTTTCCGCCGAGGACGATGAGAAGAAGAGTGTCAAACGAAAACGAGAGGAAGCAAAATGTGATGTGCCgcggaaagaggaggaggagatcaAGAAAGTTTGTAGAGAAG GCCTCCCCGTGCTGCGAGGCTACGTGGCTGCGAGGCGCGGCGAACGTGAGGAAATGCAGGACGCTCATGTTCTACTTCCCGACATGCGTGACTGCCTGTCAACACTTCCTGCTCAAAT ATCTGGGGCGTCGTATTTCGCAGTGTTTGACGGCCACGGCGGCGCTCGAGCGTCTCGTTTCGCGGCCGAGCATCTTCATCACATTCTGGCCAAGAAGTTTCCCACAG gtgaaagTGAGAACCTGGATAAGCTGATTAAAAAATGCTTGGTGGACACTTTCCGCCAAACGGATGAGGACTTCCTGAAGAAAGCGTCCAGCCA GAAGCCGGCGTGGAAGGATGGGTCCACGGCGACCTGCGTGCTGGTGTTGGATGACATGGTGTACGTGGCCAATCTGGGAGACAGCAAG GCGGTGTTGTGTCGCATGGAGGAGGACGTAGAAGCCCCGGAGGGACGGCGGCAGAGGCCGACCACGCTGGCGCTCAGTCGGGAACACAACCCCACCATCTACGAGGAGAGGATGCGGATCCAGAGGGCAGGAGGAACTGTCAG GGAGGGGCGGGTGCTAGGCGTCCTAGAGGTGTCGCGCTCCATCGGAGACGGCCAGTATAAGCGATGCGGCGTCATTTCCTCCCCAGACCTGAGGAGGTGTCAATTGACAGCCAATGACAG GTTCATCGTCCTGGCCTGTGACGGCTTGTTTAAAGTGTTTTCAGCAGATGAAGCTGTGCGATTTGTCCTCGATGTCCTTCAG GATTGTAAGTTGACAGAGAAGGAGGCGCAGTTTGAGGCGGCCTGCCAACAGCTGGCCAGCGAGGCGGTCAGAAGGGGCTGCGCTGACAACGTCACAGTCATCTTGGTTTCTATTGACTTCtga
- the zgc:162872 gene encoding BAR_ACAPs and ArfGap_ACAP domain-containing protein has protein sequence MDGVLDFTECIADSPDFRLKLDRFEEDVSLLQTQLDKVTMLCGKMAEAGQAYTAANQLFLAGLSELFTRHKEDGVVGKCLIQFEQGLQELLTFHNMLLDQSQRAVSHQLSSLRKQFLPHLWETRAEFVRIGEDVAVAADKNARVSQRKPTEAESAAHLLVATRKCHQHFALDYCLQLNTLKMLHKTDILNSVFSLVNAQLTFFHQGFDLIRDLEPATKIMAAQLCEWSAECASKRKDLENAHLLVQQGEASGETTVRPCDANDDVIQGYLFKRSRRKSKTWKRCWFSIRDNQLTYRKSHKEPPMLLFEDLRLCAVKSLEDLDRRFCFQLISVHKCCVLQADSEPARLAWTSALQGSIDTAYRERGRVSSTQPLEPQEPLPADDADRRKAALAVASRGAGNGRCCDCGEEEPRWAAVNLAVTVCIQCSGIHRSLGVHVSKIRSLTLDSWEPEQLKLLCVLGNNTINEIFEARCSPRVKPTAESPRAEKEAWIRDKYVEKTFVRRHDDDTHAADASPLLRLYRAAVAGDLVTMVTALAQGATVNGSVAQEEGRTALIGAAQGGSLLACEFLLQNGANINYRDRRGQGALHAAATAGHTGQVCLLLKRGANQYAVDEGGRDPLAIAVETAHADIVTLLRMARMNEEMRDSEGAFGAAGDDQTFRDIFRDFSDMASHDPEKLARRTFGRPGDNGNA, from the exons ATGGACGGAGTGCTGGACTTCACGGAGTGCATCGCGGATTCTCCTGACTTCAG GCTGAAACTGGATCGCTTTGAAGAGGATGTTTCTCTGCTCCAGACACAACTGGACAAG GTGACAATGTTGTGCGGGAAAATGGCGGAGGCGGGACAAGCGTACACCGCAGCCAATCAGCTGTTTCTCGCCGGCCTGTCCGAGCTCTTCACTCGTCACAAGGAGGACGGCGTCGTGGGG AAGTGCCTGATCCAGTTCGAGCAAGGCCTGCAGGAGCTGCTCACGTTCCACAAT ATGTTGTTGGATCAGAGCCAGCGAGCCGTCAGCCATCAACTCAGCAGCCTACGCAAGCA GTTCCTGCCTCATTTGTGGGAGACGCGTGCAGAGTTTGTGCGCATCGGCGAGGACGTGGCCGTGGCAGCCGACAAGAACGCTCGTGTGTCTCAACGCAAACCGACCGAGGCTGAGAGCGCCGCTCACCTGCTTGTTGCCACTAGGAAATGCCACCAACACTTTGCCTTGGATTATTGTCTGCAG CTCAACACGTTGAAGATGCTGCATAAGACAGACATCTTGAACTCG GTATTCTCCTTGGTCAACGCTCAGCTGACGTTCTTCCATCAAGGCTTTGACCTCATCCGAGATCTCGAGCCCGCCACGAAGATCATGGCCGCTCAg TTGTGCGAGTGGTCGGCTGAATGTGCGAGCAAGCGGAAAGATCTGGAGAATGCTCACCTGCTGGTCCAGCAGGGA gaagCCTCAGGAGAGACAACTGTGAGGCCGTGTGATGCAAATGATGACGTCATCCAAGGTTACCTGTTCAAGCGCTCCCGGAGGAAGTCCAAAACGTGGAAGAG GTGCTGGTTCTCCATCAGAGACAACCAGCTCACTTACAGGAAGTCCCACAAA GAGCCGCCCATGCTTCTGTTTGAGGACCTGCGACTGTGTGCCGTCAAGTCTTTGGAGGACCTGGACCGTCGGTTCTGCTTCCAACTGATATCTGTTCACAA GTGTTGTGTCCTTCAGGCCGACTCGGAGCCCGCAAGGCTGGCGTGGACGTCCGCGTTGCAGGGCAGCATCGACACGGCGTACCGAGAGCGAGGCCGAGTCTCGTCAACGCAG CCGCTTGAGCCGCAGGAGCCCCTCCCTGCTGACGACGCCGATCGGAGGAAAGCGGCACTGGCCGTAGCCTCGCGCGGCGCCGGCAACGGTCGCTGCTGCGACTGCGGCGAGGAGGAGCCTCGGTGGGCCGCCGTCAACTTGGCCGTCACCGTGTGCATCCAGTGCTCCGGAATACACCG GAGTCTGGGCGTCCATGTGTCCAAGATCCGCTCACTCACGCTGGATTCGTGGGAACCGGAGCAGCTCAAG CTGCTGTGTGTCCTGGGAAACAACACCATCAATGAGATTTTTGAGGCGCGGTGTTCACCCCGAGTCAAACCCACCGCTGAGAGTCCCCG CGCGGAGAAGGAGGCCTGGATCCGAGACAAATATGTGGAGAAGACCTTTGTGAGGCGTCATGATGACGACACAC ATGCCGCGGACGCCTCGCCGCTGCTGCGTCTCTACCGTGCCGCGGTGGCCGGAGATTTGGTCACCATGGTGACAGCGCTGGCCCAGGGGGCGACGGTGAACGGGAGCGTGGCGCAGGAGGAAGGACGCACCGCCCTCATCGGGGCCGCTCAAGGG GGGTCGCTGTTGGCGTGTGAGTTCTTGCTGCAGAATGGCGCCAACATCAACTACAGAGACCGAAGAGGACAAGGAGCTCTGCATGCAGCAGCCACCGCGGGACACACCGG GCAGGTGTGTCTGCTGCTGAAGCGAGGAGCCAATCAGTACGCGGTGGATGAGGGTGGACGCGACCCGCTGGCCATCGCCGTGGAGACGGCGCACGCGGACATCGTCACACT CCTCCGCATGGCCAGAATGAACGAGGAGATGCGAGATTCCGAAGGAGCATTCGGAGCAGCGG GCGACGACCAAACCTTTCGGGACATTTTCCGAGATTTCAGCGACATGGCGTCGCACGACCCGGAGAAGCTGGCCAGAAGAACCTTTGGGCGACCAGGGGACAACGGGAACGCTTGA